The sequence CCCGGCCCGCGGTGGTGCCCGCCGACGAGCCTGACCAGGGCGCGACGGCTGGCAGGGACGCGCGCCTGCGGATCCTGGTGGCCGATGCGGATGCCGAGGTCCGGCGTGCGGTACGAGCCGTGCTGGAAGATGCCGGCCATGAAGTCCAGGAAGCCGCCAATGCGCAGGACGCGGTCGACATGGCCATGATGGTGCAGCCGCACATGATGATCGTGGACTGGGGCGCCGAAGAGGATCGCGGGCTCAAGGTCGTGCAGCATCTGCGCCAGACGCGCCCGGGCCGCAGCATCTACGTGCTGCTGCTCACGGGGCACGAGAACGAGCAGCGTCTGGTCGAGGCCTTCGAATGTGGCGTCGATGACTTCATGACCAAGCCGGTCAACCCGCGCGTGCTGCTCGCCCGGATGCGGGCCGCGCTGCGCGTGGTCAAGCTGCATGAGGAGATCGAGCGCGACCGGGAAGAGATCCGCCACGTCGCGGCCGAGCTGGCGGTGTCCAACCGCCGCCTGCAGGAGGTTGCGCTGTCGGACCCGCTGACGGGCTTCCCCAATCGCCGCTACCTGGAGGAGCGCCTGCTCGCCGAATGGGCGTCGTCGCTGCGCAACGAACGCCCGCTGGCCGTACTGCTGGTGGATGTGGACGAATTCAAGCTGATCAACGACACCTATGGGCACGATGTCGGCGATGCGGTACTCAAGAGTGCGGCGCTGTCGATCAAGAACGGCCTGCGCTCGCACGATGTGATCGCGCGCACCGGCAGCGACGAGTTCGTCGTGATCTGCCCCGATACGTCGATGGCGGGCGCGGAACACATGGCCAACCGGATCCGCAGCCTGGTCGAGCAGAGCACCGTGACCTCCGGCAGGTTGCAACTGCGAGTGACCGTGAGCGTGGGTGTTGCCACCCGCGAACTGGGCGTGTCGACACCTGAACTTTTGTTAAAGCACGCCGATCAGGCGCTTCACGCCTCGAAGAAGGCGGGACGCAATCGCGTCTCCAGCATCCAGGAACGCCACGTCAGCGAGGTCGGAAGCGCCGTAAGGCATTGATTTGGCGCCTCTCTGCGGACTTGGTACTTCCGTGTAGGAAAAACTCCTACGCGGGGCTTGGCGTTTTTCCTGAGCCCTTTTTCCGACAGAGACCGACTCAAGTTCCAAAACTGGCAGCGTTACTGTTCGCCTCACTGAAATCCCGCATTCATGGCGGGATATGGAGGCCTCAATCATGCGCGCTACTGCCCAGCTCTCGGAAGAAGTTCGCGATCTGAATCTGTCGTATCTCATGCTGGCCCAGCGCCTGCTGTCCGAGGACCGCCAGGCGGCGATGTTCCGGCTCGGCGTCGGTGAAGATGCGGCGGACGTCCTGGCTTCCCTTTCGCCGGCGCAGGTATTGCGCATGGCTTCGAGCGGCATGCTGCTTTGCCAGATGCGCTTCAGTGACGACATGTTGCTGGGCCTGCTCTCCAGCCACGAGCGCGAGCCTGGCATCGCCAGCATCCATGCGGCCATCGTGGCCGCCGGCCGCCCGGTCGAGAACCTCGCGTAAAGGCGCCGCCATGACCGCCCGCAGCGTCGTAAAGGATGCCATCGACACCCAGCGCGCGATCGAAATGATCCGCATGGGCGCGCGCATGCAGATGCTTGAAGCTGAAACCGGCCTCTCGCGCGAACGCCTGCTCAAGCTCTACAAGGAAGTGCGCGGGGAATCACCGCCCAAGGGCATGCTGCCTTTTTCGACCGACTGGTTCATGAGTTGGCAGCAGAACATCCATGCGTCGCTGTTCCTCGGCTTCCAGGATTTCCTTCGCGCCCATGGCGAGCAGGAAGGGCTGGAAGTGGTGCTGGCGGCGTATCGGCTGTACCTCCAGCATTGCGAGGAGCACCAGCTCGAATGCGTGCTGAGCCTCACCCGTGCCTGGACGCTCAACCGCTTCTTCGACGCGAAGATGCTGGACCGTGCGACCTGCACCTGCTGCGGCGGGCGTTTCGTCTCGCATGCCTTCGAGCCGACGCAGAACTACGTCTGCGGCCTGTGCAACATGCCCTCCCGCGCAGGCAAGGGGCGTCGCACGGCGGAAGAGCGGATCGTCGCCTGAGGTCGTCGCCGGGTTGTCCGGCAATCATGCCGGCTTTTCCACCACCGACTGACAGCTGAAACGCCGGGCCTGGTCCCGGCGTTTTGCTTGGTGTGGAGCCGCTGCGCGACGCCCGGCGGGTGCTCAAGTTTGTCTTGGCGCAGCCGATACCCCTGACACCAGCGGGGCCGGCTTTGCTCGGTTGCCCGACGAATTCCAGTACAGTCCGAGACCCTCGTACTCGCCTCGCCCCCGGAGGAAAGCAACAAGATGTTCCTGATCATCGGCTACGTGATCATTCTCGCTGCGTCACTTGGCACCTATGCCATCCACGGCAGCCTGGGCGCGTTGTGGGTGCCGGCCGAGTACATCGCTATTTTCGGTCTTGCCGTCGGCGGCTTTGTCGCGAGCAACGGCGTGCAGATGATGAAGTCCGTGGCGGGCGCACTGCCGACCGTGCTCAAGGGCGGCGGCTACAACAAGGCCGCCTACGTCGACTTGCTGGCCATGCTGTACGAGATCCTGGCCAAGGTCCGGAAGGAAGGCCTGATGTCCATCGAGAACGACATCGAGAGTCCCGAGGCGAGCCCGATTTTCTCCAAGTACCCGACGCTGCAGGCGGACCACCATGCGATGGAGTTCCTCACCGACTACCTGCGCATGATGGTGGGCGGCAACCTGAACGCCTTCGAGATCGAAAACCTGATGGACCTGGAGATCGAGACTCACCATCAGGAGGCGCACGGGCCGGTCCATGCAGTGAGCAAGATGGCCGACGCGCTTCCGGCCTTCGGTATCGTGGTCGCGGTGATGGGCGTGGTGAACGTGATGGGCTCCGTGGGCGAGCCGCCGGCCGTGCTGGGCAAGATGATCGGTGGCGCGCTGGTGGGGACCTTCCTCGGTATCCTGATCTCGTATGGTTTCGTTGCGCCGATCGCGAGCCAGCTCGAACAGAAGGTGGACGCGGGCAGCAAGATCTACCAGTGCATGAAGGCCGTGCTGCTCGCCAGCATGAATGGCTATGCGCCACAGGTGGCCGTGGAGTTCGGCCGCAAGGTGCTCTTCTCCACCGATCGCCCCGGTTTCAAGGAACTGGAAGAAGAGATCAAGTCGCGCAAGAAGTAAGCGCGGCCCGTCTCCATCGTTGCGTCGCTTTGACCTAGCCGCTCATGGCCGAATCCACCCAACAGCCCATCGTCATCAAGAAGATCAGGAAAGGCGGCGCCGGCGGTCATGGCGGCGCCTGGAAGATCGCCTATGCGGACTTCGTGACCGCGATGATGGCCTTCTTCCTGCTGATGTGGCTGCTGGGGTCGACTACGCAGAGCGATCTCAAGGGGATCTCGGATTTCTTCAATACGCCGCTCAAGATCGCGATGCAGGGTGGGCGTGGTTCCGGTGATGCCACCTCGCTGGTGCAGGGCGGCGGCGACGACCTGACCCGGTCGGTGGGCCAGGTCGCCAACGCCGACTATGAAGACACCAAGCGCCGTCTTCCCCATGCCAAGGTCACGCCACCGGATATCGAGCGGGCAGAACGCCAGCGCTTCCAGGAAGTGAAGCAGCGTCTGGAAGCGATGATCGAAGCGAGCCCCGTGCTGCGCCAGTTCAAGAACCAGCTCTTGCTCGACATCACCAGCGAAGGCCTGCGCATCCAGATCATCGACGAGAAGAACCGGCCGATGTTCGACTCCGGCGCCTCCACGCTCAAGCCCTATACCCGGGAGATCCTCCATGCGATCGCCCAGGTGCTCAACGAAATGGAGAACCGCGTCAGCATCTCCGGGCACACCGACGCGACACCTTATGCCGGGGGCAATCGCGGCATGGGCAACTGGGAGTTGTCGGCCGATCGCGCAAACGCCTGCCGTCGCGAACTCACGGTCGGAGGTCTCGACGACGATCGGGTCGCCCGCGTCGTGGGACTGTCTTCCACGGTTCCGCTGGATCCCTCGGACCTGTTCAGCGCGAGCAACCGGCGCATCAGCATCGTGGTACTGAACCGCAAGGCCGAGGAAGCCCTGTCGCGCTCGCGCAAGACGGTCGACGTCACGAGCGGGCGCGAGACTTCCGGCGCGGCCGCGACGCAGGACACGGCCGGCGCGCAGGCCGAACCGGCCAAACCCTGAGGTCTTCGTCATGGCCGATCTTCCGCGCAAGCCCCTCGCACCACCGCCCGCCACGACGGCCAAACCCGTGCTGACGGACCGTGGGGCGAACGCGCGCGCCGCGGTCTATGACAACCTGCGGCGCATCGAGGGCGGCGAGCGCGAGTTCCTCTTCACGCCGCAGGACTTCGAGCGGGTGCGGGACCTGATCTACAAGCACGCAGGCATCTCGCTCGCCCCGAGCAAGCAGGACATGGTGTACAGCCGGCTCGCACGGCGTCTGCGGGCCTGTGGCGACAAGCGCTTCTCGGACTACCTGGACAAGCTGGAGAAGGATCGCCAGGGCAGCGAATGGGAGCAATTCGTCAACGCGCTCACCACCAACCTGACCTCCTTCTTCCGCGAGTCGCATCACTTCGACGTATTGGCGGATTTCCTGCGCAAGGCCCCGCGCAAGCCGGTCAAGATCTGGTGCTGCGCGGCCTCGACCGGCGAGGAGCCGTATTCGATCGCGATCACCGCCTGCGAAGCCTTCGCTTCGCTTCAGCCTCCGGTGCAGATCGTTGCGAGCGATCTGGATACCAGCGTTCTGGCGCACGGCGAACGCGGCATCTACGGGATGGACCGGGTCGACCGCCTCGAACAGGGTCGCCTTGAGCGCTACTTCCTCAAGGGCACAGGCGAGCTTGCGGGCAAGGCGAAGGTGCGTCCGGAGCTCCAGCGCTTGCTGAGTTTTCGCCGCGTCAATCTGCTGGAGCCCAACTGGCTGCTCCAGGGACCCTTCGATGTGATCTTCTGTCGCAATGTCATGATCTATTTCGACAAGCCGACGCAGCATCGCATCCTGGAACGCTTCGTTCCGCTGCTGCAGCCGGACGGCCTGCTCTTTGCCGGGCATTCGGAGAACTTCATGCACGCGGCCGATCTCTTCCGTTCGCTCGGGCGCACGGTCTACCAACGCGTCGACAAACGCGCCTAAGCGTGCGGCGATCATGATCAAGGTCCTGGTCGTTGACGACTCCGCGGTGATGCGCAACCTGCTCACCGAGCTGATCAACGAGCCGCGCGCGATCCGCGTGGTGGGCTCGGCGGCCAACGCGGCCGAGGCCGAGCGGATGATCGATCGTCTGCACCCGGACGTCCTGACCCTGGACGTGGAAATGCCGGGCACGGACGGCCTGCAGCTGCTTGAGCGGGTGATGCACACGCGGCCGCTGCCCGTGGTCATGATCTCCGGCCTGACCGAGCGTGGCTCGGACATCACTTTTCGCGCGCTGGAGCTCGGCGCGGTCGACTTCGTCGCGAAACCCCGGCGTGACCCGATCAATGGCTTGCGACCCTATGCCGAGGAAATCCGCGAAAAGATCCGTACCGCTCATGCGGCGCGCCTGATCGCGCCGGAGCGCTTTGTCGCAGGCGGCGCGCCGGCGCCCGCGCTGCCGACTGCGCTCGATCCGGCCGTACTGCGCGAAGGGCTGGTGCTGATTGGTGCCTCCACCGGCGGTACGGAAGCCATCAAGGATGTGCTGACCGCGTTGCCCGAGGAGATGCCCGGGATCGTGATGGTGCAGCACATGCCCGAGATGTTCACCGCCTCCTTCGCGCGGCGCCTGGACTCACTCTGCAACATGCGCGTCAAGGAGGCGGAGCAGGGCGAGCGGATCCTGCCCGGCCACGCCTACCTCGCCCCGGGGCATTCACATCTTGCGGTGCGTCGCGGGCCGGCGGGCTATGTCTGCGAGTTGCAGCGCAGCGAGCCGGTCAACCGGCATCGCCCATCGGTGGACGTGCTCTTCCATTCCGGCGCGCAGGTCGTCGGCCCGCGCGGCCTCGGGGTCATTCTCACCGGCATGGGTAAGGACGGCGCCCAGGGCATGCTCGCCATGCATCGTAGCGGCATGTGGACCATCGGCCAGGACAAGGAGTCCTGCGTGGTGTATGGAATGCCGCGAGAGGCCGCCGAGATCGGTGCGGTGGACGAGGTCGTGCCGCTCGGGCAGATTGGACAACGGATTCTCGCCCGCCTGCGCCAGCCCGCGCGGCGGATCCACTAATCGGAATGCCGCCTCGCCCGGCGGCCAGCGCGGAGAACGGCCATGGAAGCAAATGTGAGTTTCGTTGACGGCAAGGGCGTGATGAAGCTTGCCGGGCGCTTCGATTTCAATTCGCACCGCGAGTACCGCGATGCGCTCAACAACCTGATCGCCCTCGACGATACCGAGGTCTACGTGGTCGATCTGGCCAGCGTGAACTACCTCGACAGCTCGGCCCTGGGCATGCTCCTACTCCTGCGCGACAAGGCGCGCCAGGCTGGCAAGGAAGTGAGTCTCTCAGGCGTGCAGGGCAGTGTGCGGGAAGTGCTGGAGATCGCCAACTTCGGCAAGATGTTCAGTATTGGCTGACCCGTCGCGAGCTGCTTCCACGGTGGCACCCGCGGGTCAGAAAGGGCGCCGCGCCGCCAGGGCGACTCTCGGCCTGATGTGGTGCAGATTCCGTTACGCCTGCGGCTCGGCGCTCCCCAAGGCCTTCCGGGTACTTTCGTCATTCGCGTAGCATTCGCGGACCCGCCGGCCGAAGCTGGGCTGCCATCTCTGCGGATGAACCGGACATGCCCCGATACCTTGCCTTGCTGCGCGGCGTAAGCCCGACGAATGCCAGCATGCCCGAGCTCCGGCGGTGCTTCGAGGAAGCCGGCTTTACCCAGGTCCGCACCGTGCTCGCCAGCGGCAACGTCGTCTTCGACGCGCGCAGTGCGGCTTCCGAGGCGCTGGCGCGCCGCGCCGAGAAAGCCATGCAGGACGGACAGGGACGCAGCTTCGATACCATCGTCCGGCCGCTCGCTGCACTGCAGGCTGTGATCGACGCCGACCCGTTCGGCGGCTTTGCCCTCGCGCCTGGCGCCAAGCGTGTCATCACCTTCTTGCGTTCCGTTCCGGAGGAGACGCTGACTTTGCCGATCGAGCGCGACGGCGCAAGCATCCTCGCGCGGCAGGGGCTCGAAGTCTTCAGCGCCTACGTGGTCAGCGAAAAAGGGCCGGTGTTCATGCATCTGCTCGAGCGTTGTTTCGGCAAGAGCATTACCACCCGGACCCTGGACACCGTCATCAAGTGCCTGCGCGCCTGAACGCACGCCCGGCTGTTCAGCTCGGGCGGCCGCGTGGCCGTACGTCCTCGTTCTCGACCGTGGCGTTCAGACTGGCGAGGGCTGCCATCAGCTGATGCCGCAATTGCGCGGGATCGACCACGATCGTGCCTTGACCACTCGCGTCGCGATAGCTCAGGCACACGAATTCGCCTGCGGCCACCGCGCTTCCCCCGATGCTCGGCAAAGAGAGATTGCCGTGCGGGTTGCGTGCAAGCTGCAGGGCGCTCTCCATGTCCGCGCGACTTATGCTCAGGACGTAGGTGATGCCGTCCTCGTCGTCTTCCAGGGCGACAAAGCTGCGATCGAGCGCCTCTAGTGCGAATCCGTCGCGTCGTGATGCTCGCTTGTCATACATCTTGTGCCCCGTTTCCAGCATCGCCTCACTTTCATTATTCGAGCAAAGCGCCGCCGCGTTTGTTAAAAGGTGGGGCAGGAAACGTGGAGCCGGTTCCAGTCCCGGTGCGGCTTTCTCCACTCTCTGGAGACGCGAGTTGCATTCTCGGTGGCGGGGGTGGTGGCCGGCGGCCGAGGCGGGTGGCGATCAGCTTCTTGGCACGAAGGGGAGAACCAGCGCCGCAGCGGACGGCGCGGGCTGCAGGTTGCGCAAGGCCTCCGCCAGACTGGTTCGCAACTGCCGCGCGTCCGCGGTCAGAACGCGCATGCCTGCTTTGCCCTGGCGCACGCCATCCTGGACGCTGAGGTAGGCGAGGTCTCCGGCCATCGCGAGCCGGCCATCCAGGCCGGGCAGACGCGCGCTGCCGCGACCCGCGCGGATGAGGGCGAGCGCCTCGGTGATATCCGCGACGCTGAACTCAAGCGTGTAGGTAATGCCTTCTTCCTCATCGTCGATCGCGACGAAGCCCGACGCGGATACCGCCTCGGATCCGTTTGCGCGCCAGCCTCCGTGGCGCGCCAGAAGCGCTCGCAAAGTCCCCATTGCTCCACCGCCCAGCCTGCTAACGTAGGGCGATTATTCGGGCAAAACGCCGGCCGGGTTTGTCGAAAACTGCGACCTCGATCAGCCGCTACGGGTTGCGGGATGGAGGCTGCTGCCGGAAATCCTGAGGACGGGAAGGGCGTCGAGGTCTATGCCTTCGAGGCAGCACACATTGATCGCCCAGCCCGTGAATGGAACGACGCCTTGCGCGAGTTCTTCAGGCGTTGGCGCGCTGGGGCGACGGAAAGGCATCACGCCGCAGCGCGCGTAGAAGTAGTCGCATGCGGTGAAGGAGCCCCAACGGTATTCGGAGAGCGCCGCCCAAGGTGTCTGCAGACGTAGCGCGTCTGCGGGGACACGGAAATTCAGGGCGCCCCGCCGCCGGCAGATTGAACAGTCGCAAAGACGGACGTGGTCGATATCCGCTTCCACTTCCACTTCGAAACGGACGAAGCCGCAATGGCAGGAGCCAAGATGGATCCTCACCGCCGCATTTCGCTCCCGTAGCGTGGATGCAGCTTCAGCTGCCCTGGAAGCTGAGCAGCGTGAGCGCGCGGCCGTAGGCGCGGCTACGTGCTTCGGCAGTGCCGGCGAAGCGGGCCAGCATGCTCAGGATTTCTTCGAGCTCATGGCGTGCCTGGGCATCCAGCACCACCAGATGGTTGAGTTCGCGCGCCAGCGGATCGTGGGCGAACTGGTCGTCACGGATGACGGCCTGCACGAGTTGCACACCGTCGCTGCCGAGCGGGAAGTCGCCGATCCTGTGGGCCGCAAGATTGACGGCGCCTTGTTCGTCTTCCGCCTCGACCTCCAGCCGATAGGCAATCTCGTAGGTCTTCACGTCCGCGTCCTTGCTCTTGAGGCTAAGTGAACAGGGCGAAGTACAACAAACCTACGGAATTGATACAACTGATAAAAATGACAGCGAGGCCTGAAGTCTCACTGACTATTTATCTGCCGCGGCAGCGTCCATCCGTCAGCGGACGTGTAGATCGGCGTTCCGCCGATGCGGCGGGTGCATTCGTCCATCAGCAGGCCGGCCTGGCACACCATGGATTGCAGCGTCTGGCCGATCAGGGCGGGGTCCTTGGCGCCACCATGGGCCAGCGTGGTGGTGAGTTTCTTTGCGGCCAGCATGAGCTGGGCGGAATCCGCGAGCAGCGCGGCCAACTCGCGCGCTAGCTCCAGGTCAATCTGGGGTCGGGTCATGGGCGTTCCTCATCGAAGCGGGATCATGACAGCCGAGTGTTGCAATTGCCGCCGCCCGCATCTCCTTAGCCGAAGTATGGGCGCGCCAAGGCTAGCAACAAGCCCGTCGCGCCCGCGGTCAGCACGACCGGAATCACGCCAAACTTGAAGCGGAAGAGCGCGAGCGCCGCAGCGAGGCCGATGACCGCCGACACCGCGTCGAAGCGCCCGTTCAGGCCCTGCGGCCAGAGGACGTGATAGGCGAAAAAGACCGCCAGATTCACGATGACCCCGACGACCGCCGCCGTGATGCCGGTGAGCGCTGCAGTGAAGCGCAGATTGCCGTGGGTCGACTCGATGAAAGGGCCGCCGAGGAGGATGAAGCAGAACGACGGCAGGAAGGTGAAGAAGGTCACCACGCATGCTGCGGCCGCGCCGCCGAGGAATAGCGCATCGGGACCGAACACCTGCTTGCCCCATCCGCCCACGAATCCGACGAAGGACACCACCATGATCAGCGGGCCTGGCGTGGTTTCGCCCAGGGCGAGGCCATCGATCATCTGGGTTCCCGAAAGCCACTGATAGTGATCGACCGCGCCCTGGTACACATAGGGCAAAACGGCGTAGGCCCCGCCGAAGGTCATCAGCGCGGCCTTGGTGAAGAACCAGCCCATCTGGGTGAGCACGCCGTGCCAGCCCTGGGTGGCCGCCAGTAGGCCGAGCCCAGTGCCCCAGAGTCCCAGGCAGACGAACAGCACCTTGCTGAAGCGCGCCCAGGAAAAGCGCGCGTGCGCGGGAGTCGGCGTGTGATCGTCGATCAGGGCGGGGCCTGCGGACTTCATGCTCTTGTGGCCTGCACCGCCAGTCGTGAAGCGATCCGGCAAGAGTCGGCCACCCAGGTAGCCGATCAGCCCCGCTGCCAGCACGATGAGCGGGAAGGGTGCCTTGAGCGCGAAGATCGCAAGGAAGGCCGCGGCTGCGATGCACCACAGCACGCCATTGCGCAGGGTCCGCGAGCCGACCCGCCAGGCCGCATGCACGACCAGCGCCGTGACCGCAGGTTTGATCCCGTAGAAAAGACCCCCCACGGCCGGCACGTTGCCGAAAGCCATGTAGACCCAGGAGAGTCCGATCAGGATCAGCAGGGACGGCAGGACGAAGAGTCCGCCCGCGACGATGCCGCCCCAGGTGCGATGCATCAACCAGCCGATGTACGTCGCAAGCTGCTGCGCTTCCGGCCCCGGCAGGACCATGCAGTAGTTCAGCGCATGGAGGAAGCGCCGCTCAGAGATCCAGCGCCGTCGTTCTACCAGCTCCTCATGCATGATCGCGATCTGCCCCGCGGGGCCGCCAAAGCTGATGAAACCAAGCTTGAGCCAGTAGGCGAATGCCTGCGCGCGACTCACACCCCGGGGGACGTTTGCGTCGGTTGAGCCAAGGGTCTCAGTTGTCATCGCGGCCTTTCAGGGCGGAATGAAGTGCGTCGAACAGGGGCAGGCTTGCTGTCAGCAGCGCGTCGTCATCCGCATGCAGGCGCTGCAAGCCCCGGATCAGGGTTTCGAGACCCGCGGCCTCATCGACCGGAACGCCACCGATGTCGATGTAGCGGATGAGACTGCCAAGCTTCCGTACGCCAGCGTCGTCGAGCAGGCCGAAGCTCTCGGCGATCACCTCGAAGCTCACCTTGTCTCCGACATGGCTGAAGCGAGCCCCGTCGAAGTCATAACCCAGCATGGGTTGCGCGCATTGCGATGGATCGTCGAGCCAGGCGAATTGCGGCTTGGCGTCGACGAAGCGTGCGATCAGCCAGGCGCTCCCGAGACGATCGATCCAGGGGCGCCGACGCGTGGCCCAAGTCCGGCCTTGATAGTCGGCGATCGAGAGGCGGGCGATACGCACATCCGTTGGCGTGGGTTCGCCAGGCGAGAGAAGCCGGTCGAATTCGTGGCGCAAGGCGCTGTGTGCCGTGCGTGCCTTGTCCCGCGCTTCGTGGGGGAAGAAATCGATGGCCTCCACCGCACGCAATTGCTGTTCGAGCTGGCGTAGGGCGGCGCGGACCGCGGGCGCATCGCCCTTTGCCAGAGCCGCGCGCGCCTGTTTCGCTTCCTCCAGAAAGCTGCCGTATGCCGCGGTGCGGTCGAACAATTCCCGAAAGGCGTGCTCCTGCGCATCGTCCCGGGCTTGCGCCTGCAGCAGAAAGGCCGCTGCCCCGGCCTGGAGGATGGTCGATTCCAGCGCCCGCAGGGCCGCGACCGTCGGCGCGTGTCCGGGCAAGACGTAGACGCCTTCCCGCAGGCTGCCGGCGCCCGTCGCCTTGAGCGCACGCCAGACCCGCACCCGCAGTGCGCTGGGCTTGCTTGGCAAGGTGGCGATCAGTACATGCCAGATGGTCATGTAACTAATATCGCAGACTGTGACGACTGATTCAAAGTCTACGTTTGCGCCTCTGTAGCACTTGGCGGAGATGGCGGGACCAAGCGCGCCTTTGGCACGGGCCGAAATGCAGAAAGGCCCGATCGCTTTCACGATCGGGCCTTTCCTTATTTGGTTGCGGGGACAGGATTTGAACCTGTGACCTTCGGGTTATGAGCCCGACGAGCTGCCAGACTGCTCCACCCCGCGTCAGAGAAACGAAATATTAGACGGCTTCGAAAAACCTGTCAAGCCTTTCTTGGGCGATGGCGCGAATTTCTGCGTTTTGTCCGATGCCTGCGGGCTCTCGCGCCGTAGCCTGCTTGATCGCGGGCGAATCAGAGAGGCGACGGCCGGTGCCTGTAGCAAGCCCTCTGTGGCATTCCGCGAGTGCGTCTCTACCGAGTCCGTAGTCGCGCTCGGCCGTCCTCAGGTGAAGCGGCCGAAGTCCGCCGGCCGCTTCTCCAGGAAGGCGGCGAACGCTTCCTTCGCCTCGTCCGATTGCAGCAATTCCCGGAAGACATCGGCCTCTGCCTTGATCGCAGCTTCTGCTTCGGCCCGGCTAGTGCGGCGGAGCAGGGCGCGGGTGGCGCGCAGGGCGGCCGGCGGTTTGGCCGATAGCTGCTGCGCCCAGCGCAGGGCCTGTGGCAGTACGTCGGCGGCCGTAAGGATGCGGTTCACCAGACCCGCGCTGTGGGCGTCGGCGGCGCTCATGAGATCGCCGAGCATCAGCCATTCGGCGGCGCGGGCGTCGCCGATGCGGCGCGCCAGCAGATAGCTCGAACCTCCCTCCGCGCAGAGGCCGAGATTCACGAATGGCAGGGCGAAGCGTGCGTCGTCGGCGGCGACGACGAGGTCGCAGTGAAGCAGCAGGGTGGTGCCGATGCCGACGGCGGGGCCGCAGACGGCGGCGATCATGGGTTTGTGAAAGCGCGGCAGCCGGGCCAGCAGGCGCAGCACCGGGGCGTCGTCGTCCTGCGGCGGATTGCTGAGGAAGTCGGCGATGTCGTTACCGGCGGTAAAAGCCGTTTCCGAACCGGCAAACACCAGCGCCCGCACGCTTGCGTCGGCCGCCGCCTCGTCCAGGGCCTGGCACAGGCCC is a genomic window of Niveibacterium sp. SC-1 containing:
- a CDS encoding GFA family protein — its product is MRIHLGSCHCGFVRFEVEVEADIDHVRLCDCSICRRRGALNFRVPADALRLQTPWAALSEYRWGSFTACDYFYARCGVMPFRRPSAPTPEELAQGVVPFTGWAINVCCLEGIDLDALPVLRISGSSLHPATRSG
- a CDS encoding chromate resistance protein ChrB domain-containing protein yields the protein MKAIGPFCISARAKGALGPAISAKCYRGANVDFESVVTVCDISYMTIWHVLIATLPSKPSALRVRVWRALKATGAGSLREGVYVLPGHAPTVAALRALESTILQAGAAAFLLQAQARDDAQEHAFRELFDRTAAYGSFLEEAKQARAALAKGDAPAVRAALRQLEQQLRAVEAIDFFPHEARDKARTAHSALRHEFDRLLSPGEPTPTDVRIARLSIADYQGRTWATRRRPWIDRLGSAWLIARFVDAKPQFAWLDDPSQCAQPMLGYDFDGARFSHVGDKVSFEVIAESFGLLDDAGVRKLGSLIRYIDIGGVPVDEAAGLETLIRGLQRLHADDDALLTASLPLFDALHSALKGRDDN
- the chrA gene encoding chromate efflux transporter, which codes for MTTETLGSTDANVPRGVSRAQAFAYWLKLGFISFGGPAGQIAIMHEELVERRRWISERRFLHALNYCMVLPGPEAQQLATYIGWLMHRTWGGIVAGGLFVLPSLLILIGLSWVYMAFGNVPAVGGLFYGIKPAVTALVVHAAWRVGSRTLRNGVLWCIAAAAFLAIFALKAPFPLIVLAAGLIGYLGGRLLPDRFTTGGAGHKSMKSAGPALIDDHTPTPAHARFSWARFSKVLFVCLGLWGTGLGLLAATQGWHGVLTQMGWFFTKAALMTFGGAYAVLPYVYQGAVDHYQWLSGTQMIDGLALGETTPGPLIMVVSFVGFVGGWGKQVFGPDALFLGGAAAACVVTFFTFLPSFCFILLGGPFIESTHGNLRFTAALTGITAAVVGVIVNLAVFFAYHVLWPQGLNGRFDAVSAVIGLAAALALFRFKFGVIPVVLTAGATGLLLALARPYFG
- a CDS encoding enoyl-CoA hydratase, with the translated sequence MTPLIQIENQGGVRILRLNRAEKRNALTHEMYEGLCQALDEAAADASVRALVFAGSETAFTAGNDIADFLSNPPQDDDAPVLRLLARLPRFHKPMIAAVCGPAVGIGTTLLLHCDLVVAADDARFALPFVNLGLCAEGGSSYLLARRIGDARAAEWLMLGDLMSAADAHSAGLVNRILTAADVLPQALRWAQQLSAKPPAALRATRALLRRTSRAEAEAAIKAEADVFRELLQSDEAKEAFAAFLEKRPADFGRFT